The genomic DNA GCCGCGTAGGCGACACCGCCGATCAGGGCGCCGAGGGCGAAGCCGTACGCGATTCCGGACTGGAGACCGACCAGCAGGTAGGCCGCGACGAAGGTCGGCACGGCGGCGAACAGCGCGAGGATCGAGGCGGCGACCAGGAACTTGGTCCGCGCGATGACCGGGCGGGAGATCGGTTTGGCCAGCATGTGGATGATGGTTCCGTCGTCGATCTCGGGGGCGATCACGCCGGTCCCCGCGATCATGCCCAGCAGCGGCAGCATGGTGCCGACGGCGAAGGTCTGCAGGAGCGTGACGGCGGCGCTCTCACCTCCGCCGCCGACCACACGCAGCAGCAGGGCCAGCCCGATCAGCACCAGCGGCAGAATGATCAGCAGCCAGATCCGCCGGCGGCCGAGCAGCGCCCGATAGGAGATTCCGGCGATGACACCGTTCATGGTCAGCCACTCCTGTTGATCAGATAGGAGAAGACGCTCTCCAGGTCTTCGTCGGCCGGCGAGATCTGCCAGATCCGCACCCCGGCGTCCTTGGCGACCCGGGGCAGCAGCCGGGTGAAGCGCCGGAAGTCGACGGCCCGCACCTCCAGGCCCGCCTCGGTGAGCGCGACCGCGCCGGAGGAGGCGTCGGCGATCAGGGCGGAGGCCAGGCGGCGGTCGTCGCTGGAGCGGACCTGGAACACGTGCGGCCGGTCGGTCATCCTGCGCCTGATCTCGCGGAAGTCGCCGGAGGCGGCGTGGCGGCCGGCGACCAGGACCTCGATGTGCTGGGCGACGCGCTCCACCTCCTCCAGGATGTGCGAGCTGAACAGGATGGTCTTGCCCGCGGTGCCCATGGCGCGGATCAGGTCCATCAGGTGCAGGCGCTGGCGCGGGTCCATGCCGTTGAACGGCTCGTCGAGCAGGAGCACCTCCGGGTCGTGCACGAGCGCCGCGGCGACCTTGACGCGCTGGCGCATGCCCTTGGAGTAGGTCTCCACCCTGCGGTCCTTGGCCGGCTCCATGTCGACCATGGCGAGCGCCTTGCGCGCGGCGTCCTCGGGGTCGGGCAACTGGTGGAGTCTGGCGCTGGACAGCACGTACTGCCAGCCGGTGAGGAAGCCGTAGACGGCCTCGCGCTCGGGGACCAGGCCGATCGAGCGGTAGATCTCGTGGTTGCGCCAGATCTTCGTGCCGTCCAGGGTCACCGTGCCGCCCGAGGGGGCCAGGAACCCGGCCATCATGTGCAGCAGCGTGGACTTGCCCGCGCCGTTGGGGCCGAGCAGGCCGGTGACGCCGGGGCCGATGGTCATGGTGACGTCGTTGACGGCGACCACGTTGCCGTACCAGCGTGAGACCTGGGCCAGTTCGATTCTCATCGGGCGGCAGCCTTCCGGTAGCGCAGGACCAGGGCGGTCACCGACAGGGCGATCAGCGCGAGCATCACCAGGATCGCCAGGACGGTGCCCGCCCCCGCCGGGTAGACGGTGGACGCGGACGGCTTCGCGTCGAAGATGCCCACCTGCACCGCGGCGTCGACGAGGAAGAACGGGTTGATCATCCAGGCCAGCCCGGCGGCGGTGTAGTTGTTCGTCGACTCCATCGTCGCCGCGATGACGGTGGAGACGGCCGAGGCGAGCAGGTAGAAGGCGATGACCGAGGCCACGCCCAGGCCGCGCCTGGGGGTGAAGGAGGCGATCGCCACGCCGAGGCAGGCCAGCAGCACCGCGTAGCCGACGGCTCCGGCCATGCTGGTCAGGTAGTCGGCGGTGTGCGTCGGCCCGGGGAGGTCGACGACCACCTCACCGAGGAACAGCACGGTGAGCGGGACCGCCAGCAGCAGGAACATCGCCGCGATCATCGCCGCGAGCTTCGCCCCCACGTAGTCGATCAGCGTCACCGGGCGCGACAGGTAGAGCGGTAGCACGCGGAACCGCAGGTCGGGCGCCACCGTGTAGGGGGACTGCGAGGCCAGGAAGATCGCCAGCACGGCCTGCATGATGACCGCGTACTCGGTGTAGCGCATCCCCTCCTGCTTGACCAGTGCCATGATCGCGATGGAGACGACCGCGGGGAGCAGCATGATGCCCGCCAGCAGGAACGGGATGATCTTCGCGCGGGCCGTACGGCCCAGCCCGAACACGCCGCGCAGGCTGTGCACGGCGAGTGCGGCGGTGGCGTGGGCGCGGCCGAGCCGTACGCCGTCGTAGTGGCGGTATCCGATGTCATGGATGACACCCGTGGGCTCAGACATTGGCCGGCTCCCTGAAGACGTCCTCGATGCGCTGGCGGCCCTGCTCCATGCGGACCAGGCAGAGGTCGAGCTCGCAGACGGCGTCGCGCAGGGTGTCGAAGGTCTCCGGCGCGCGGACGTGGACCAGGAGCATCCGCCCGTGGGGGGTGACGGTCTCGCCCAGCTCGGTGAGGCGGGCCGCCAGCGCGTCCTGCCCCTCCTCGACCTCCACGGTGACGGTCTGGGTGGTCTGGGTGAACTCGCCGATGGACGACGAGCGCAGCAGCCTGCCGCCGTCGATCACGATGACGTGGTCGCAGACCCGCTCCAACTCGCCCAGCAGGTGGGAGGTGACCAGCACGCTGATGCCGAACTCGGCGCCGATCTTGCGGATCAGCGTGAGCATCTCGTCGCGGCCTTGCGGGTCGAGGCCGTTCGTCGGCTCGTCCAGGAGCACCAGGCGTGGATCGTGCACCAGGGCCTGGGCCAGTTTGACCCGCTGTTTCATGCCGGTGGAGTAGCCGCCCATCGCGCGGTAGCGCTCCTCGTAGAGGCCCACGTGACGCAGCACGTCGGCGGCGCGCTCCCGGGCCGCGGTGCGCGGCAGGCCCGACATCCGGGCCATGTGCACGGTGAACTCGGTGGCGGACAGATCGGGGGGCAGGCAGTCGTGCTCGGGCATGTAACCCACGACCCGGCGGATCTCGGCGCCCTGGACCGTCACGTCCATGCCGAGCACTTGGGCACTGCCGGCGGAGGGCGGGAGCAGGCCCAGCAGGATCTTGATCAGCGTGGACTTGCCCGCGCCGTTGGCGCCGACCAGGCCGGTCACACCGGAACCGACGGTGACGGTGAGCTGATCGAGTGCCGTTACCCCGGGGAAACGTCTGGTCAGTCCCTCGGTGGCGAGGATAGTCATGCTCGGACACTACCTATCGGGTGGGGTGAATTCCTCCGTCCCACGGAGGAGCCGTCCCTCCTCCATCGGACGGGCGGGCGTCCTACCCGTGCCCGGAACCGTGCGGCCGCCGCGCCGGAAGCCGCACGCCGAACCTGGACCAGTAGGCCCGCTGGACGATCAGTGTCATCGTGCCGGAGATGACCATGCCCGCGATGTTCACCCCGAGCTGGGCGGCCGACGCCGCCACGTCGCCCCAGAGTGCCAGCGCCGTGGCGAGGGCGAAGTAGCCGGCGGCGGGGACCGTGGTCACCGAGATGAAGACGCCGACCAGGGCCGAGGACTTGCCCGCGGTGACCGAGAGCACGCCGGCCGCGCCGGCCAGCAGCGCCACGACGAAGGACCACCGGTCGGGTTTGACGATGAACTCGATCTCCTTGTGGCCGTTCAGGCTCGACGGTTCCATCCAGCCCAGCCCGCGTAGGGCCAGGGCGCAGGCGAAGGTGATCGCGATGGCGACCACGAAGCCGATGGCCAGCGTGCGCAGGGCTCGCCCGATCAGCTCCGGGTCTCGCCGGAGCAGGCCGAAGCAGACGGCCGCGATCGCCCCGAACTCCGGTCCCAGCACCATCGCGCCGACGATGAGGATGGGCGAGTTGACGATCACGCCGATCGCCGCGATCTGCGTGGCGATCGTCAGGAACGCCAGGAAGGCCCAGGTGAGCCGGGAGTCGTCGCTGACCTTCCGGGCGAACTCCGCCCAGACCACGGCGTCGTCCCCCTCTCCGGGAGCCTCCTCCTCGGCGCGGTCGGCCGCGTCCGAGATCGACAGGTCGACCTGCTCGGCGGCGATGGAGCCCTCCGCGCACAGGCCGAGCCGCTGGAGCTGTTCGATCACCTCGTTGGCGGCCTCCCGGGCGATGTCGAGCTGGATCAGGTCGCCCTCGGGGGAGCGAGCCGCGCCGGGGAGCACGACGAGATTGGTCACGCCGACGGCGCCGTCGAGCAGCGCCAGGACGTCGTCCGTCAGCTCCCGCGGACTGATCACGCGTAGATGCAGCACGGGCCCACCCTAGAACCTGTGTTGCGGTGCACCGGAGCCCGGAGAAGGGGTGCCCGGGGTCAGATGCGGCGCAGCCGTGCCCGCCGGATGGAGTGGTCGGCGCCCTTGTACAGCACGAGGCCGGCTCTGCCCCGGGTGGGGGCGATGTTCTCCACGAGGTTGCGCTCGTTGATGTCGCGCCACACGTTCCTGGCGAACGCGGTCGCCTCCTCGTCCGACAGTTCGGCGAGGTATCTGAAGTAGGACTTGGGATCCTCGAAGGCCGTACGGCGGAGCTTGTGGAAGCGGTCCACGTACCAGTCGCGGATGTGCTCGGTCTTGGCGTCGACGTAGATGGAGAAGTCGAAGTAGTCGTTGATCGCGAGCGCGGTGGGCGGAGCGGGCTGCAGGACGTTGAGTCCCTCGACGATGAGGATGTCGGGCCGGCGCACGGCCTGGGTCGCGCCGGGGACGATGTCGTACTCCAGGTGGCTGTAGACGGGGGCGTTCACCTCGGGCAGCCCGGCCTTGACGTCGGCGACGAACCGGACCAGGGCCCGCCGGTCGTAGCTCTCCGGGAAGCCCTTCCGGTGCATGATGTCCCTGGCGGTGAGGACCTCGTTCGGGTAGAGGAAGCTGTCGGTGGTGACCAGGTCCACCCGGGGGTGCTCGGGCCAGCGGGCCAGCAGGGTGTGCAGCAGCCGGGCGGTGGTGGACTTGCCGACCGCGACGCTGCCGGCGATGCCCAGGATGTACGGCGTGGGCCGCGGGCGGGCGCCCAGGAAGGTGTTGAGCGCCGCGCTGCGCTGCCTGGCCCCGGTGAAGTGGAGGTTGAGCAGCCGGGTCAGCGGCAGGTAGATGTCGGTGACCTCGGCGAGGTCGATCGGGTCGTCGATCCCGCGCAGATCTTCGAGTTCTTCCTCGGTGAGCGTCAGGGGCGTGTTCTTGCGGAGTTCGCCCCATTGCGCCCGGCTCAGCTCGACGTACGGCGTCGCGTCCCACCCGTTGGTCATGGTCCCGAAGCCTACTGACCTGTCGGAAGCGGTCCCCCGTGGGGACGGCCCTGCCCGACGCCGGGCAGGATTCTTGGCACCCCGGGGGGGTTCTCCATAGGCTCAACGGTCGATCCTTCCCATGACAGAGGGGGAGGCCATGTGTGGAATCGTGGGATATGTCGGTCAACGTCAGGCGGTCGAGGTCGCGGTCGAGGGGCTGGGACGCCTTGAGTACCGGGGGTACGACTCGGCGGGGATAGCCCTGGTCGGGACCGGCGGCGCGCTGACCGTGCAGAAGCGGGCCGGGAAGCTGGTCAACCTGCGCTCCCTGCTCGCCGCGCGCCCCACGCCACCGTCGACCGTGGGGATCGGGCACACCCGGTGGGCCACCCACGGCGCGCCGACCGACCGCAACGCCCACCCGCACACCGACTGCGAGGCGCGGATCGCGGTCATCCACAACGGCATCATCGAGAACTTCGCGGCGCTCCGTACCGAACTGGAGAACGACGGGCACAAGCTCGCCTCCGAGACCGACACCGAGGTGGTGGCGCACCTGCTGGAACGGTTCGCCGGGGACGGCCTGGCCGAGGCGATGCGCCGGGCGTGCCGGCGGCTGGAGGGGGCGTTCACACTGCTGGCGGTCTCGGTGGACGAGCCCGACGTGGTCGTCGGCGCGCGGCGCAACTCACCGCTGGTGGTCGGGCGCGGGGAGGGGGAGAACTTCCTCGGGTCGGACGTGGCCGCGTTCATCGCCTACACGCGGGAGGCGGTCGAGCTCGGCCAGGACCAGGTGGTCGAGCTGCGGAGGTCGGAGATCACGGTCACCGACTTCCACGGAGCCCCCGCGCCGACCCGCGACTACCACGTGGACTGGGACGCCTCGGCCGCGGAGAAGGGCGGCCACGACTACTTCATGCTCAAGGAGATCGCCGAACAGCCGAGGGCGGTCGCCGACACGCTGCTCGGCCGGGTCGGCCCCGACGGGCAGCTGGTGCTGGACGAGATGCGGCTGTCGGACCAGGAGCTGCGGGACATCAACAAGATCATCGTTGTCGCGTGCGGGACCTCCTACCACGCGGGGCTCATCGCGAAGTACGCCATCGAGCACTGGGCCGGGGTGCCGTGCGAGGTCGAGCTGGCCAGCGAGTTCCGCTACCGCGACCCGATCCTCAACCGGGACACGCTGGTCGTCGTGATCACCCAGTCCGGAGAGACGATGGACACGCTGATGGCCGTACGGCACGCCCGTGAGCAGCGGTCCCGGGTGCTGGCCATCTGCAACGTGAACGGCTCCACGATCCCCCGCGAGTCCGACGCCGTCC from Streptosporangium sp. NBC_01756 includes the following:
- a CDS encoding ABC transporter permease subunit, producing the protein MNGVIAGISYRALLGRRRIWLLIILPLVLIGLALLLRVVGGGGESAAVTLLQTFAVGTMLPLLGMIAGTGVIAPEIDDGTIIHMLAKPISRPVIARTKFLVAASILALFAAVPTFVAAYLLVGLQSGIAYGFALGALIGGVAYAAVFMLLGILTRHAVTVGIVYALLWEGVVGNFVPGARKFSIQQWAQSVADQLSSSPFLSTEIALGFAVPALVVVTAGAVVWAGQRLRSFSLTGDE
- a CDS encoding ABC transporter ATP-binding protein, which codes for MRIELAQVSRWYGNVVAVNDVTMTIGPGVTGLLGPNGAGKSTLLHMMAGFLAPSGGTVTLDGTKIWRNHEIYRSIGLVPEREAVYGFLTGWQYVLSSARLHQLPDPEDAARKALAMVDMEPAKDRRVETYSKGMRQRVKVAAALVHDPEVLLLDEPFNGMDPRQRLHLMDLIRAMGTAGKTILFSSHILEEVERVAQHIEVLVAGRHAASGDFREIRRRMTDRPHVFQVRSSDDRRLASALIADASSGAVALTEAGLEVRAVDFRRFTRLLPRVAKDAGVRIWQISPADEDLESVFSYLINRSG
- a CDS encoding ABC transporter permease: MSEPTGVIHDIGYRHYDGVRLGRAHATAALAVHSLRGVFGLGRTARAKIIPFLLAGIMLLPAVVSIAIMALVKQEGMRYTEYAVIMQAVLAIFLASQSPYTVAPDLRFRVLPLYLSRPVTLIDYVGAKLAAMIAAMFLLLAVPLTVLFLGEVVVDLPGPTHTADYLTSMAGAVGYAVLLACLGVAIASFTPRRGLGVASVIAFYLLASAVSTVIAATMESTNNYTAAGLAWMINPFFLVDAAVQVGIFDAKPSASTVYPAGAGTVLAILVMLALIALSVTALVLRYRKAAAR
- a CDS encoding ABC transporter ATP-binding protein → MTILATEGLTRRFPGVTALDQLTVTVGSGVTGLVGANGAGKSTLIKILLGLLPPSAGSAQVLGMDVTVQGAEIRRVVGYMPEHDCLPPDLSATEFTVHMARMSGLPRTAARERAADVLRHVGLYEERYRAMGGYSTGMKQRVKLAQALVHDPRLVLLDEPTNGLDPQGRDEMLTLIRKIGAEFGISVLVTSHLLGELERVCDHVIVIDGGRLLRSSSIGEFTQTTQTVTVEVEEGQDALAARLTELGETVTPHGRMLLVHVRAPETFDTLRDAVCELDLCLVRMEQGRQRIEDVFREPANV
- a CDS encoding DUF389 domain-containing protein, with protein sequence MLHLRVISPRELTDDVLALLDGAVGVTNLVVLPGAARSPEGDLIQLDIAREAANEVIEQLQRLGLCAEGSIAAEQVDLSISDAADRAEEEAPGEGDDAVVWAEFARKVSDDSRLTWAFLAFLTIATQIAAIGVIVNSPILIVGAMVLGPEFGAIAAVCFGLLRRDPELIGRALRTLAIGFVVAIAITFACALALRGLGWMEPSSLNGHKEIEFIVKPDRWSFVVALLAGAAGVLSVTAGKSSALVGVFISVTTVPAAGYFALATALALWGDVAASAAQLGVNIAGMVISGTMTLIVQRAYWSRFGVRLPARRPHGSGHG
- the coaA gene encoding type I pantothenate kinase; translated protein: MTNGWDATPYVELSRAQWGELRKNTPLTLTEEELEDLRGIDDPIDLAEVTDIYLPLTRLLNLHFTGARQRSAALNTFLGARPRPTPYILGIAGSVAVGKSTTARLLHTLLARWPEHPRVDLVTTDSFLYPNEVLTARDIMHRKGFPESYDRRALVRFVADVKAGLPEVNAPVYSHLEYDIVPGATQAVRRPDILIVEGLNVLQPAPPTALAINDYFDFSIYVDAKTEHIRDWYVDRFHKLRRTAFEDPKSYFRYLAELSDEEATAFARNVWRDINERNLVENIAPTRGRAGLVLYKGADHSIRRARLRRI
- the glmS gene encoding glutamine--fructose-6-phosphate transaminase (isomerizing), with translation MCGIVGYVGQRQAVEVAVEGLGRLEYRGYDSAGIALVGTGGALTVQKRAGKLVNLRSLLAARPTPPSTVGIGHTRWATHGAPTDRNAHPHTDCEARIAVIHNGIIENFAALRTELENDGHKLASETDTEVVAHLLERFAGDGLAEAMRRACRRLEGAFTLLAVSVDEPDVVVGARRNSPLVVGRGEGENFLGSDVAAFIAYTREAVELGQDQVVELRRSEITVTDFHGAPAPTRDYHVDWDASAAEKGGHDYFMLKEIAEQPRAVADTLLGRVGPDGQLVLDEMRLSDQELRDINKIIVVACGTSYHAGLIAKYAIEHWAGVPCEVELASEFRYRDPILNRDTLVVVITQSGETMDTLMAVRHAREQRSRVLAICNVNGSTIPRESDAVLYTHAGPEVAVASTKAFLTQLVACYLVALYLAQIRGTRFGDEISQVIEWLAQIPAKVEEVLRTVEPVRALARSLAAERCVLFLGRHVGFPVALEGALKLKELAYMHAEGFAAGELKHGPIALIEKGLPVVVVVPSPSGQRVLHDKIVSNIQEIRARGAMTIVIAEEGDSTVAPYADTLIGIPAVPTLLQPLVATVPLQVFACELAAAKGHDVDQPRNLAKSVTVE